The following proteins are encoded in a genomic region of Coffea eugenioides isolate CCC68of chromosome 6, Ceug_1.0, whole genome shotgun sequence:
- the LOC113774252 gene encoding uncharacterized protein LOC113774252, producing MILSEFDIVFTSQKAVKGQAIADHLAENPRDDEYQPLHTYFPDEKVLFVSAIEDMSERCPEWRLFFDGAANSVGAGIGAILVSPEGKHYPGAAKLQFACTNNMAEYETCIFGLKMALEMEVKELIAFSDSDLLVHQTLKQWVTKDSKILPYHCNLLNLARQFQSLEFRHLPRARNAFADALATLSSMIQYPDELGIEPIRIQLQNKPAHCWVVDDSSGNSPWYNDIKEFLKTGSYPPEATANDKGFLRRMASKFFLNGEVLYKRTSDLNLLRCINEDETQYMMKEVHSGVCGPHMNGHLLAKKNMRTGYFWLTMERDCINFVRRCIKCQVHGDVIRAPPTELHSMIAPWPCSMWGMDVIGTIDPPASNGHRFILVAIEYFTKWVEAESFKHVTKKVVANFLRDHIICRFGVPETLITDNARNLNNDMVDGLCKQFKIRHRNSAIYRPQMNGAVEAANKNLKKIIRKMIEKHRDWHEKLPYALMAYRTSIRTSTGATPYSLMYGMEAVLPAEVEIPSLRVLMETQLEEADWIKQRFEQLSLIDEKRLNAICHGQCYQKRMARAYNKNVHLCTFEEGDKVLKRILSMQDEAKGKFAPNCFNAFEGPYLGHEKSEVGNPENGIKTLNKSISDDFLMCCLAVLVVSVMFDVGFRIKWSKMQASFVVAESLFVAGMVFVPNLHRNHLRFGSCMYDEVFGDDEVDGNLGRDLC from the exons ATGATTCTTTCAGAATTTGACATTGTTTTTACTTCACAAAAGGccgtcaaggggcaagctatagccgatcatttggcagaaaatccaaGGGACGATGAGTATCAACCACTCCATACCTATTTCCCTGATGAAAAGGTTTTATTTGTGAGTGCCATCGAAGATATGAGCGAGCGGTGCCCCGAATGGAGGTTGTTTTTTGATGGTGCCGCTAATTCTGTCGGAGCTGGAATCGGAGCAATTCTTGTATCTCCAGAAGGGAAGCATTACCCCGGAGCTGCTAAGTTGCAATTCGCCTGTACAAACAATATGGCCGAGTATGAAACTTGTATTTTTGGTCTTAAAATGGCCTTGGAAATGGAAGTTAAAGAGTTGATAGCCTTCAGTGATTCAGATTTACTCGTACATCAAACGTTGAAACAATGGGTAACCAAAGATTCCAAAATTTTGCCATACCATTGTAATTTGCTCAATCTGGCTAGACAATTTCAAAGtttggagttcagacatctcccACGAGCCCGAAATGCGTTTGCAGATGCCTTGGCCACCTTATCTTCTATGATACAATATCCGGACGAATTAGGGATCGAGCCTATCCGGATTCAACTTCAAAACAAGCCTGCTCATTGTTGGGTCGTAGACGATTCTTCTGGCAATAGTCCTTGGTACAATGATATTAAGGAATTTCTCAAAACTGGATCTTACCCTCCCGAAGCTACTGCAAATGACAAGGGTTTTCTGCGCAGAATGGCCTCGAAATTTTTCCTAAATGGAGAGGTATTATACAAAAGGACATCGGATTTGAACCTCTTAAGGTGCATCAACGAAGATGAAACTCAATACATGATGAAAGAGGTGCATAGCGGTGTTTgcggacctcacatgaatggacATTTGTTGGCGAAGAAAAATATGAGGACGGGATATTTTTGGCTTACCATGGAGCGCGATTGCATAAattttgtccggagatgtattAAATGTCAAGTGCATGGCGATGTTATACGTGCTCCTCCCACCGAATTGCATAGCATGATTGCCCCATGGCCCTGCTCAATGTGGGGAATGGACGTGATTGGCACAATCGACCCTCCggcttcaaatggacatcggTTTATATTGGTAGCAATTgagtactttaccaaatgggtAGAAGCGGAATCATTCAAGCACGTGACAAAGAAGGTGGTGGCAAATTTCTTAAGAGATCACATCATATGCCGATTTGGGGTGCCAGAAACACTGATCACAGACAATGCCAGGAATCTCAACAATGACATGGTGGACGGGCTATGCAAACAGTTCAAAATCAGACATCGTAATTCTGCCATCTATAGACCGCAAATGAACGGGGCCGTGGAGGCCGCGAATAAGAATTTGAAAAAGATCATCCGCAAAATGATTGAAAAGCACCGTGATTGGCATGAAAAACTTCCTTATGCACTGATGGCATATCGGACTTCTATTCGAACCTCAACTGGGGCAACCCCCTATTCgctcatgtatggaatggaagctgtGCTGCCTGCCGAGGTCGAAATCCCTTCATTGCGGGTTTTAATGGAGACCCAGTTGGAAGAGGCTGATTGGATAAAACAGCGTTTTGAACAACTGTCCTTGATTGATGAAAAGCGGCTAAATGCTATTTGTCATGGCCAATGTTACCAAAAGCGCATGGCCCGGGCCTATAACAAGAATGTCCATTTGTGCACATTTGAAGAAGGCGACAAAGTGTTGAAGCGGATTTTGTCAATGCAAGATGAGGCCAAAGGCAAATTCGCTCCgaattg CTTCAATGCGTTTGAGGGTCCTTATTTGGGTCATGAGAAATCTGAAGTTGGG AATCCAGAAAATGGTATAAAGACTTTGAACAAGTCTATTTCGGATGATTTCCTTATGTGTTGCTTAGCTGTTTTGGTTGTTTCTGTAATGTTTGATGTTGGCTTTAGGATTAAATGGAGCAAAATG caagcttcaTTCGTTGTTGCTGAAAGTCTTTTTGTTGCTGGAATGGTTTTTGTACCAAATTTGCATAGAAATCATCTTCGTTTTGGCTCTTGCATGTATGATGAAGTATTTGGGGATGATGAAGTTGATGGGAACTTGGGGAGGGATCTTTGTTGA